DNA from Sphingomonas psychrotolerans:
CTATGTCGGCCCCGAGGCCGAGTTCTTCATGTTCGACGACGTCCGCTTCGAAAACAGCTATTCGACCTCGTATTACGCGATCGACGACATCGAACTGCCGGGCAATTCGGGCAAGGAATATGAAGGCGGCAATCTCGGCCACCGTCCGCGCGCCAAGGGCGGCTATTTCCCCGTCGCGCCGGTCGACAGCGCGGTCGACATCCGCGGCGAGATGGTCGCAACGATGCTCGAAATGGGCCTGCCCTGCGACAAGCATCACCACGAAGTCGCCGCCGCGCAGCACGAGCTCGGCCTGACCTACGGCACGCTCGTCGAAACCGCCGACCGCATGCAGATCTACAAGTACGTCGTGCATCAGGTCGCGCATGCCTATGGCAAGACCGCGACCTTCATGCCCAAGCCGATCAAGGAAGATAACGGCTCGGGGATGCACACCCATATTTCGATCTGGGACAAGGGCAACCCGCTGTTCGCCGGCAACGGCTATGCGGGCCTCAGCGACATGTGCCTGTATTTCATCGGCGGCGTGATCAAGCATGCCAAGTCGCTCAACGCCTTCACCAATCCGTCGACCAACAGCTACAAGCGGCTGGTCCCGGGCTATGAGGCGCCGGTGCTGCTCGCGTATTCGAGCCGCAACCGCTCGGCTTCGTGCCGCATCCCTTATGGTGCGGGCAGCAAGGCCAAGCGCGTCGAGTTCCGCTTCCCAGATGCGCTCGCCAACCCATATCTCGCTTATGCGGCGCTGCTGATGGCCGGCCTCGACGGCATCCAGAACAAGATCCACCCGGGCGATCCGATGGACAAGAACCTGTACGATCTGCCGCCGGCGGAACTCGAGCAGGTCCCGACCGTGTGCGGCAGCTTGCGCGAAGCGCTCGACAGCCTCGAGGCCGACCAGGACTATCTGCTCAAGGGCGACGTGTTCACCCGCGATCAGATCGCCGCCTATGTCGAGATCAAGCGCGGCGAAGTCGCCCGCTGGGAAATGACGCCGAGCCCGGTCGAATACGACATGTACTACAGCTCGTAATCTTCGAGCCTTAGACGAACGAAGCGCCCGGGCCGCAAGGTCCGGGCGTTTGCGTTGTCCGGGTTGCAGCTTGCAACCGTCCTCGCCGGCCGCCATCTAGTCGCCATACCGGAAGTTCGAATCGGGAGAGGCGGGATGCGCAGCAGTCTGAAGCACTATATCGACGGCGCTTGGGTCGAGAGCGATGGCGGCACCCGGCACGAAGTGATCAACCCGGCCACCGAGGCCGCCGTCAGCGAAATCACGCTCGGCTCCGCCGCCGATGTGGATAAGGCCGTCGCCGCAGCCAAGCGCGCGTTCGAAAGCTTCTCGCGCACCAGCGTCGACGAGCGCATCGCGCTGATCGAGCACGTCCTCGAAGCCTATAAGGCGCGCGCGGCCGACATGGCCGAAGCGATCAGCCTCGAAATGGGCGCGCCGCTCAGCCTCGCCAAAACCGCGCAGGTAGGCTCGGGCATCGGCCATCTGCTGTCCGCCGCGCGCGCGCTCAAGGAATTCCGGTTCGAGGAGCAGATCGGCAACAGCCTCGTAGTCCACGAAGCGATCGGCGTGGTGGCGCTGATCACCCCGTGGAACTGGCCGCTCAACCAGATCGTCTCCAAGGTCGCGCCCGCGCTCGCCGCGGGCTGCACGATGGTGCTCAAGCCCTCGGAGGAAGCGCCCGGCTGCGCCGCGATCTTCGCCGAAGTGATGGATGCCGCCGGCGTCCCCGCGGGCGTGTTCAACCTCGTCAACGGCGACGGCCCCGGCGTCGGCACTGCGCTGTCGCAGCACCGCGACGTCGACATGGTGAGCTTCACCGGCTCGACCCGCGCCGGCATACTCGTCGCGAAGAACGCCGCCGACACGGTCAAGCGCGTCCATCAGGAGCTCGGCGGCAAATCGCCTTCGCTGGTGCTCGAAAGCGCCGACCTGGCCAAGGCTGTGCCCGTGACTCTGTTCAGCGTGCTGATGAATTCGGGCCAGAGCTGCATCGCCCCTGCCCGCCTGCTGGTCCCGCGCCACTTGCAGGAGCAGGTCGCGGCAGCGGCTGCCGAGGTGATGAAGGCCACGCAATGCGGAGATCCTTCGGAAGAGGGCCGCCATATCGGCCCCGTCGTCAACAAGACCCAATGGGACAAGATCCAGGGGCTGATCGCCAAGGGGCTCGAGGAAGGCGCGAAGCTCGAAGCCGGGGGTCCCGGCCGGCCCGACGGCGTGGAAACCGGCTATTTCGTCAAGCCGACGCTCTTCTCCAATGTCCGCAACGACATGACGATCGCGCGTGAGGAGATCTTCGGGCCGGTGGTCACGATCATCCCGTACGAGGATGAGGAAGATGCGATCCGCATCGCCAACGACACCGATTACGGCCTGTCGGCAGTGGTGTTCGGCGACGCGGAGAGCGTCAGGCGGGTCGCCCCGCGGCTGCGCGCGGGCATGGTCTATGTCAATGGCGGCCAGCCCGATCCGAACCTGCCCTTCGGCGGCTACAAGCAATCGGGCAATGGCCGCGAGCATGGCAAGTTCGGGCTCGCCGAATTCCTCGAGGTCAAGTCGGTGGTCGGGGTCCTCGCCTAGATCGCAAAGCCCTGACGTGAACGGCTGATAACGCCCCAGTAGCGGACATTGAAGCTCAGATGGCACGCCCCTCTTCACAGGCGGCCAGAGCATCGCGGGCGAGTTGATCGATGTGATCCTCTCCATCCGTGAAGTCGCGCAAGCTGTCGATTAAAGAAGGGTGTGCAACGACGGCAGCCGCTTCAAAGATCTGAAGGCAGACCGTCTCCTCTTGAAGTGCCGTAAGGATGAGCGGCAGGGCCAGCGAAGGCTCCCGCTCGGCTATGCCTAAAATGGCCTCTCCGCGAACGTACGCGTCCTCATCGGCGGCGGCAGCGAACAAAGCCTGTCTGACCTCCTCCGTGTCCCGCTCTAGCTGCGCCAAGAGCAAGGTTGCCCAATCGCGGTTCGCTCGATCCGGGTCTCGGGTCATCTGGATGAGCCTCGCGACATTCGCATCCCCGAGGCTCCCGATGAACGGCACCTCATCCCGCATAATCGCCTTCAGGAAATCCGATGGTGGTTCGTAACCTTCGCCCATAGCATCAGCCTGGCACACGAAGTGCGTCGGGCGCAAACGCTCGCCGACTTAGTCCCGTATCGGCTTTCCACCCAGTCTATGCCATGGCAGCTTCCGCCCCACTTGCTGCCATTCGCGTCGAAGGCCCTGATCACTTATGGATTGGATGAAGCGACACATTCCGAAATCGATGGAAGATCACCGGGAGGTGCTTCGTCGTGTGGCTCGTGGCTGGATCATAGTTGGTTCGCTCATGGTTTTGTTTATCGGCGCAATCAGCATCGCCCATTTTTTCTACGGTGTGCCCATCCACAATCGGAATACCGGGCAACCTTCGACGCCGGAGGAAACCCGCGCCGTTCTGCTTTTCATCAGCTCGGGCGGAGCCATTTTTGCTGCCATGGGTGCGGTTCTCTATTGGTGTATTGCGGAGGCGAAGATCTCACGGTTTTGGGTCAGAGCGACAATCGCAGTGATCGTGGGATACATCGGCATTATCGCCCTACATGGGCTTTCGCCGTCGTAACTCTCCATTTGGGCAGAACGGCAGCTTCCCACCAGAAGAAGACCTTGCTGCTCCGACGTGGCGGATCCCGGCCCCAAGGTAATCGCACATCAGTCGATCGCGTCGGAAGTCTTGTCGTCAGCGGAGGCGACGAGCGCGCTCCGCTTTAGTGGCGACAATAGGTGAAGGGTGATCAGGGTCACCAGCGCAAGCATCACCGCGACGTCTATGCTGCCAAGGCCCACCGCGGTCCCGATTGCTCCGGTTATCCAAAGGCTCGCCGCAGTCGCGGTTCCCTTGACCGAATCCTTCAGACGCAGGATCGCCCCGCCGCCGATAAACCCCATGCCGGTAATCAGCCCTTCGACGATCCGGGCCATCGCCTCAGGGCTCTGCGCGGTCACCGATTCCGCCGCCTGAATGAACCCGCAGGTGGCAACGGCGACCAGAGGAAAGGTCCTCAGCCCGGCGCTGCGTTCCTCTCGCTCCCGATTCCAGCCGATTGGAAACGCGAGAACATAGGCGATGCCCATCGCGATGAAATGAGGAACAGGGTTGAAAGAGCCACTGGCAAAGATTTGCGCAAACATCGCCGCACCATATCCATAGCTTGCGGATTTGCCACATTCGCGGCTGTCGCGGTCCGCCAGTCCATGTCGCGGGTCCGACGGCCGGATCGAGTATCCCCCGGAGGGTGCGGGAAGCGCCGGGCCATGCTTGCAATGTAGGATTTCGTCTGCTTGCCCAGGGCGGTCGGCGTCGCCGGCCTGCTCTTTGACATCGTCGGACCGAACGCATTACGCGATCCCGCAACGCGCGTGGCGCAGGCTGCCTTGGCGCGCTTGACTAGCGGTGCGCGTGACCTTCGCATCGCGTCGCCTCACGGACGCGGACGATATCGAGTCAACTTCGTCTTGATTTTTATTGTTATAAATCAGTATCTTAATAGAAGTTGACTCCTCGGAAAATCAGCCAGCGAGTCAAGCAGGGAGTCAACTTTCGGCCTAAAAGCTCCCCGAGACCGGCCCGTCAACCACCCGGTCCTTCAGCCACCGGTTTCCCGTGCTGCGGAAGCCGACGACCTTTTCCAGCGAGAAAGCCGGCCCCTTGGGCACCCGCACGCCGGTAAAGTCGGCGTCCTCGACATCCTCGAGCCGGAACGCCGGGCGCGGATCCGGCGCCACCACTGCGACCTCGACGTCGCGCATCTCGATGCGGCGCGCGTGGCGGATGAAGAAGCCGGTCGCGGGCAGATCGCCGAACATCGTCGCTTCGGGATAGCCGAGTTCCGCCTCGGGCGGCGTCAACCCAGCCATCGCAGCGGGCGCGCCGCCGACATGCTGCAGATAGATGTTGGACAGCCGGACATCCTCGATCGGATGATCGGCCAGCCCCGCGATCACCGAGGGCAACAGGTTCGCGCCCGAGCTGACGACATTCTGGATCAATATCCGCTTCATCGTCCCGATCGGCCGCCCCGCCGGCCCGCGCATCCTTTTGCCCAGCCGCAGGAAGAACGGTGCGTTGACGATCCCGCGCATCGTCAGGTTCGAGACGGTGACGTCCTCGACCATGCCGCCGTCCACTGTCTGGAACGCCAGCCCGCGGCTGTCCTCGAAGATGCAATTGGTGATCGTGATGTTGCGGAAGCCGCCATTGGTCTCGGTGCCGAACTTGATCCGGCCGTGAATGTCCTTGGCGAATTCGGCCGGCATCTTCTTCCAGCTCCCGTCGAGCACCGAGCCGACCTGGTAATTGCCGGTCACGAGGCAGTTCGAGATGGTGACGTTCTCGGTCACTCGGGGATAGCCGAGCGCATAGCTGCTCTTGGGGCAGATCGCGTCGTCCCACGGCGAATTGACCGTGCAGTTCGAGACACGGACATTCTTGCAGCAGTCGATGTCGAAACCGTCGCGATTGGTGTCGACGAGGACGTTGTCGATCGTCAGATTGTCGACGCCGGTGGCGAGCAAGGCGAACCAGCCGCCTTCGAGGATCTTGAAGTCGCTGAGCGTCACGTTGCGGCAATTCTTGAGCGCGATCGCCTTGTTGCCGGTGCCGGGGCCGTTGGGATCCTTGAGCCACGCGTCCTTGCCGTCGCCGCGGCCGAGCCCCTTGCCCCAGATCAGCCCCTGCCCGGTGACCGCCACATCGTGGAGCCCCTCGCCCCAGATCAGGCTGTTGCGCCAATGGCTGTGCCCGAAATCCTGAAAGGTCGAGATCGCCGGGTCGATCGGCTCGGCGAGGTCATAGCCGCCGCGGCCGTCCTGCGGCGCCGGCGCGGCGAGGATCGTCGCGCCATTGTCGAGATGCAGCGTGACCTTGCTCTTCAGCCGGATGGTGTAGCTGGCCCAGATGCCCGCGGGAAACCACACCGTCCCGCCGCCGCGTGCCGCCGCATGGTCGATCGCCTTGTTGATCGCAGGGGTGTCGATCGCGACGCCGTCGCCCTTCGCCCCGAAATCGCGCACGTCGATCCAGCCGCGGGCGCGCTCGGCCTCGCTCAACGCGGCCCGCGCCGATCGTCCGACGAAAAACGCCGCCGCACCGATCGTGCCACCGAGAAGCAATCTACGCCGATCGAGGGTCATCCGATGCTCCCGTGCGGGGCCGGCGCCATGAAGCGCCGGCCCGCCCCTTTTAGAACTTGAACGTGGCGCCGAGGAAGAACTCGCTGCCGAGCACGTCATAGGTCGCCGACCAGGTATTGGCGTTCGGCCCCTGCGTGGTGACCGGCGGCATGTTGCCGGTGACGTTGTTGACTCCGCCGAACACCTCGACCTTGTCGTTCACGTCGAGATCGAACGAGACGTCGAAATAATTCTGCGCGGCAAGCGTCGGATAGGCGATGCTCGACAGCGCCGGCGCCGAGGCCGAACCCTGCCGGGTCGGCACGATGTAGCGATCGGTGGTCACCTTGCCGATATAGCGATGGCGCAGGCTGAGGCTGAGATCGTTCATGTTCCACGTCACGCGGCTGATCCCGCGCCAGTTCGGCAGCGGCTGGCCGCAGGTCGGGCCGAACGATCCCGCGCAGTAATTCTTGATGTTCGGGAAGGCCTCGACCGGAGTTGAGGTGAAGTCATGCAGATACGTGACGTTGGTGCTCATATCGAACGAGCTGGTGCCGCCGAACGGATTGAATCCTACATCGAAATGATAGCGCGCGGCGAAGTCGATGCCCGAGGTACGCAGCGCTCCGGTATTCGCGTTGCGGATCTGCGCGACATAGGGGTCGTTGATCTCGCCGGTCGTCGGGCTGCGGTTGATCGCCTGGCAGAACTCGCTGCCCGCATCCTGAAGGACGTTGTAGCAGAGGTTGAGCGTGTTCTGGAGGCCGCCGCCCAGCGCCGCGATCGCGCCCTTGAGCGTGATGTTGAAATAGTCGACGCTGATGCTGAGCCGCGGCGCGAACCGCGGGGTGAACACTACGCCCACCGTGTAGGTGTCGGACTTCTCGGCGCCGAGATTGGCGTTTCCGCCGAAATCGGCCGGGAAGATCGTGTTGGGCTGCACACCGGCGCCGAACACCTGCACCGCCGGCACGCCAGTAGCGATGCACACTGCCCGGACGGCTGCGGTCTGCTGCGCGGCGGGCGCACGGCTCGAGCATGGGTCGGTCGCGACGCTCACCACCCGCGTCGTCCCGCCGAACAATTCGCCGACATTCGGCGCGCGGATCGCCCGCTGATATTGGCCGCGGAACGCGATGTCGGGGCTCACCTTCCAGTCGACCCCGCCCAGATAGGTCCACACGCCGCCGATCCCGTCGAGATTAT
Protein-coding regions in this window:
- the glnA gene encoding type I glutamate--ammonia ligase, whose translation is MANSANDILKMVKEHEIEWIDLRFTDPKGKWQHLTMVAKILGEDELTDGLMFDGSSIEGWKAINESDMILKPDLDAVWVDPFSATPMLILVCDVVEPSTGELYSRDPRSTAKRSEAYLKTLGIGDTVYVGPEAEFFMFDDVRFENSYSTSYYAIDDIELPGNSGKEYEGGNLGHRPRAKGGYFPVAPVDSAVDIRGEMVATMLEMGLPCDKHHHEVAAAQHELGLTYGTLVETADRMQIYKYVVHQVAHAYGKTATFMPKPIKEDNGSGMHTHISIWDKGNPLFAGNGYAGLSDMCLYFIGGVIKHAKSLNAFTNPSTNSYKRLVPGYEAPVLLAYSSRNRSASCRIPYGAGSKAKRVEFRFPDALANPYLAYAALLMAGLDGIQNKIHPGDPMDKNLYDLPPAELEQVPTVCGSLREALDSLEADQDYLLKGDVFTRDQIAAYVEIKRGEVARWEMTPSPVEYDMYYSS
- a CDS encoding aldehyde dehydrogenase family protein, coding for MRSSLKHYIDGAWVESDGGTRHEVINPATEAAVSEITLGSAADVDKAVAAAKRAFESFSRTSVDERIALIEHVLEAYKARAADMAEAISLEMGAPLSLAKTAQVGSGIGHLLSAARALKEFRFEEQIGNSLVVHEAIGVVALITPWNWPLNQIVSKVAPALAAGCTMVLKPSEEAPGCAAIFAEVMDAAGVPAGVFNLVNGDGPGVGTALSQHRDVDMVSFTGSTRAGILVAKNAADTVKRVHQELGGKSPSLVLESADLAKAVPVTLFSVLMNSGQSCIAPARLLVPRHLQEQVAAAAAEVMKATQCGDPSEEGRHIGPVVNKTQWDKIQGLIAKGLEEGAKLEAGGPGRPDGVETGYFVKPTLFSNVRNDMTIAREEIFGPVVTIIPYEDEEDAIRIANDTDYGLSAVVFGDAESVRRVAPRLRAGMVYVNGGQPDPNLPFGGYKQSGNGREHGKFGLAEFLEVKSVVGVLA
- a CDS encoding HEAT repeat domain-containing protein is translated as MGEGYEPPSDFLKAIMRDEVPFIGSLGDANVARLIQMTRDPDRANRDWATLLLAQLERDTEEVRQALFAAAADEDAYVRGEAILGIAEREPSLALPLILTALQEETVCLQIFEAAAVVAHPSLIDSLRDFTDGEDHIDQLARDALAACEEGRAI
- a CDS encoding MgtC/SapB family protein, translated to MFAQIFASGSFNPVPHFIAMGIAYVLAFPIGWNREREERSAGLRTFPLVAVATCGFIQAAESVTAQSPEAMARIVEGLITGMGFIGGGAILRLKDSVKGTATAASLWITGAIGTAVGLGSIDVAVMLALVTLITLHLLSPLKRSALVASADDKTSDAID
- a CDS encoding rhamnogalacturonidase, with product MTLDRRRLLLGGTIGAAAFFVGRSARAALSEAERARGWIDVRDFGAKGDGVAIDTPAINKAIDHAAARGGGTVWFPAGIWASYTIRLKSKVTLHLDNGATILAAPAPQDGRGGYDLAEPIDPAISTFQDFGHSHWRNSLIWGEGLHDVAVTGQGLIWGKGLGRGDGKDAWLKDPNGPGTGNKAIALKNCRNVTLSDFKILEGGWFALLATGVDNLTIDNVLVDTNRDGFDIDCCKNVRVSNCTVNSPWDDAICPKSSYALGYPRVTENVTISNCLVTGNYQVGSVLDGSWKKMPAEFAKDIHGRIKFGTETNGGFRNITITNCIFEDSRGLAFQTVDGGMVEDVTVSNLTMRGIVNAPFFLRLGKRMRGPAGRPIGTMKRILIQNVVSSGANLLPSVIAGLADHPIEDVRLSNIYLQHVGGAPAAMAGLTPPEAELGYPEATMFGDLPATGFFIRHARRIEMRDVEVAVVAPDPRPAFRLEDVEDADFTGVRVPKGPAFSLEKVVGFRSTGNRWLKDRVVDGPVSGSF